GTGACCGACCCCCATTCCGGTGGTCACTATGGCAAAGTCGGAATACTGCCGCCCCACTCCGTACCAGAGCTCTCCGAGGGCGAAAGCATCCGCGTCGTTCACAAATACCGTAGGTTTCTTCCGCCCCCACTGCGCACCAAGATCCACCTGCCGCCATCCATAAAACGGTGCCCGCGTCACGTACCCGGCAGGGCTTATTGCTCCGCCTAGAGAAACTCCTGTAGCGGTTATCGGGCGATCGGCCTCCGCAGCCAATTCGCGCAACAGCTCTTTGCCTAGGGCTGCCACTGCCGCAACCGAATGGTCTGACAGTTCAGCCTCTAACGATTCACGCACCTGTCCGCGCGCGTCCATGAGCACGGCAGTGGCACCACTGGTGTGGAACGTAATGCCGGCCAGCAACAATTTTGAAGATGGCTGTACAGCAACCACCGGCCGCCCCAGCGTGGGCTGGGTTTCTTCGCCCTCTTCTACTATTCCGGCTCCAAGAAGTTCCTTCACCAGCCTGGTGGCTGACGCCGGCGACAATTCCAGCGTGGCGGCAAGACTGCGCCTACCCACCGGCGCTGAACGCACAATCTCGTATGCGAGCTGCAGGGCAGTTGACCCCATCGTCGTCCCCCATTCCCCTCATGCTGACTAGGTTTATCCCGCATTGGCTTTTATTTTACCGCAAAACAAAGTAGAGTCGAAGTATCACTTTTCAGAGTCGAAAGGTACCTCATGGCGCAGCCGCATATCATCACCCTATCCCGGGGTGGAACCTCATTAGTTTTAGATGTAACACCTGTTCACACGGCTACTCCAATTTATTGGGGCAAGCAGCTACCAGTCGCATCTGACTCCACCCCCCTTGCCGCAAAGTTTTTCACCCCCGGCCTGGCCCCTAGCGCCACCGACTTACCAGCCACACTTAATTTGATTCCGCAACAATCGAATGGCTGGTTAGGGACACTTGGGCTAATCGGGTCCAGGCAGGGCAAAGACTTCGCCCCCCAGT
The genomic region above belongs to Winkia neuii and contains:
- a CDS encoding ROK family protein — encoded protein: MGSTALQLAYEIVRSAPVGRRSLAATLELSPASATRLVKELLGAGIVEEGEETQPTLGRPVVAVQPSSKLLLAGITFHTSGATAVLMDARGQVRESLEAELSDHSVAAVAALGKELLRELAAEADRPITATGVSLGGAISPAGYVTRAPFYGWRQVDLGAQWGRKKPTVFVNDADAFALGELWYGVGRQYSDFAIVTTGMGVGHAVVRERKLLDSPYSGIGLIGHVPVAGPEVVCKLGHRGCASAVLSMPALAHDMHAVGVPVAYIADADQFASSLRQIVQEGDPAGIAVLENYAQALCRTIVIVGNVSMVSQVVVGGELAQLAGWQELAVKEKLAQMHDPDEPGLTLHVRDGAFVDWARGAAAVAFRTWIRHRLEK